The genomic window GTCGGGACCACCACGTATCGAGGCATGACCGCCCTGCGCCCGACCTTCGTGAATTGGCGCATCACGGAGCCCGAGGCCGATCTGCTTGTCCAAGTCATTCGAGAGATCGGCCCCGGGCTCTGTAATTATTCAGGTGAGGAACCGCAGTGACGAGGGTTCGCCGGAGCGCATGGCCGCCGTGTGCGCTGCGACGTTGAGCCCGTCACTCAATGTCGCGCCCTCGTCCAGCTTCGCGATGAGGCTCGCTTCGGCTTCCTTGATGCTCGCGGCGGCATCGAGCAACGCCTCGATCCGATCGGGATCGACGACGACGATGCCTTCCTCGTCGGCCAGGATCAGGTCACCGGGAGCCACCTCGACACCGCCGCAGGTTACCGGTATCTGCAGTTCGCCGAGCTGGGATGTGGTGCCCGCCATGGGCGTAACGAATCGACTGTAGATCGGCAGCTCGCAGCTCCGGACATACCCGATGTCGCGATACCCGCCGTCGACAATGATGCCGCCCAGCTGCCGGGCGAGCGCGCCACGCGCGAACAGCTCACCAGCGAAAGCGATTTCGCTCCCACCACCGTCGACGACGATCACATCGCCGGGCGAAGCGCTCTCGATGGCCCGCAGCACCGCGAAGAAGTCGTCGCGACACCGAACAGTGAACGCGGGCCCCACAATCCTGCCCACGGCCGATCGCAGCCGAATCCCATTGTCCAACACCCGCATCGCCTTATCGGCATCACAGAGCGCCGTCGTGTCGACATTGCCAAACTTAGCGACAAGTTGATCGGCCAGCATCAACACCGCCCTTCAAGGTCCGGAATCAGTCGCCTCGACTGTACTTTCCCGACCGATGCCGATCCGCAACCGACGGCGCGCATGCATCCGCCCCAACCTGCCGCCGCTGCGGGGGCGACCGGCCGTAGCACCCCTCGCCAGCTGGCAATCCCACCCCGCCCCCGAGCCCGGCACCCCATGCGAACCGGGCGCTCAGGGGGTGGTTGTGTCGTCGCTGCTCTCGGCAGCTGGGCCGAGGGCGTAGACGTGGCGCCAGTGCTCCATCGAGCGGACCAGGTCTTCGCTGACGCGAAGGAGGAACTGGGCCATGTTCGCCAGCCGGGTCCCGGCGGGCGTGGTGGCGCCGAGCCGCTGTGCACCGTCCATGCAGGCGGCGGCGATTCGGATATCGACGCGCGAGCCGGCCATGATGGTCTGATACCAGAGCTCATCGTCGATGACGTAGCGGTCCGCGCGGCCTCGCGGGTCGCGTTCGCGCCGCAGGAGCACCTGCCCCTCCAGGTACCCCACCGCCTTGGAGATCGAGGCCGGGCTGACGCGCAGGCGCCGCACGAGTTCCGCCGAGGTGAGACTGCCGCTGTCCGTGGTGAAGAGTGCGGCCAGCACCCGGGCCGTCATGCGCGGCAGCCCTGCTTCGATGAGTAGGTCCGTGGTCTGCGCGGCAACCTGCTCCACGACCCGTGGATCGCGACCACCGGGCTCGGCGCTCCCGGCCCCCGGCGTCGGTGCAGCGTCGCGGCGCTTACGCGGGTACCGGGTGCTCGCCTGGTGGGCCTGCTCGGCGCGATAGCGGTTCGGGCCGCCGTTGCGCATCACCTCACGGGTGACGGTCGAGGTCGGTCGCCCGAGCCTGCGGCCGATCGCGGCGTAGGTCAGGCCGTCGCGCAGGCCTACGGCGATCTGTCGCCGATCCTGTTCGGTCAATCGTGCGCCGGGCATAGGTTCCTCAACTGTCGGACTCGGCAACAGCTTAATGCAACGAAGCCGTTGCATTAGGTGGCATCTGCGGTGCAACGAAATATGCTCGCCCAGCAGCGAATTCGCATGACAGTGTGCATAAGTTTGATTGAAGCGTTCCTGAATGCAACGTTACTTTTGTCATGTCGGAAATATTTCCCAGAGTAAGGACGAATCGACATGACCCACACCGGTATTCAGCAGATACTCGACGGCGCGGTGGCCACGTACCACGTGCCCGGCATCGTCGCCGAGGTAGTGCGCGGTGAACAGACCTGGTTCGGCTCCGCAGGCGTGGCCGACCGCGCGACCGGCGCCCCGCGTAAGCCGGGGGAGCACGTGCACACCGGCAGCGCGGGTAAGGCATTCACGGCCGCCACGCTGCTGGCCCTCGAAGCCCAGGGCGTCCTGAGCATCGACGACACCGTCGAGAAGTGGCTCCCCGGCGTGCTGAATGTCAACGGCTACGACGGCAACACGATCACCATCAGGCACCTGCTCAGCAACACCAGTGGCCTCTTCGTCACCGGCCTCGCACCGGAAGTGAGCTACCGCTATGCGACGCGGTCCTCCTTCGACGAGCACCGCCTCGACGAGTTCACCACCGAAGAGCTACTGCGGCTTGCGGTTTCGCAGCCGCCGATCGGTGCGCCGGGCGAGCGCTTCGCGTACTCCAACGGCGGCTTCTTCGTTGCCGGGGCAATCATCGAGAAAGTCACCGGCAACAGCTACGCCGCGGAAGTCGATCACCGAGTCGTCCAGCCGCTCGGCCTGACCGGCACCTACGTGCGCCCCACCGACCACACCGGATACCCCGAACCGCACCCGAGGGCGTACTCGACCCTGTTCTTCAAGGAAGGCGCGGACCCGGCCGCGGTCACCCCGGAGAACTGGGAATCGATGATGGAAGATCCCGGCCTCGAACCGCTCGACGTCACCGAGTTCAAGACCTCAGGCGGGTTTTCGGCAGGCAACGTCGTCTCGACCACCGGCGACATGATTCGGTTCATCGACGCACTGGCTACCGGCAGCCTGCTGCCGCCGGACCAGCATCGGCAGATGTGGACCACGGTCTCCACCGAAGGTGGTCACTGGATGCCGCATGCCCGTTACGGTCTCGGCCTTTTCGAGTTGGACAAGGCGGTCACCGAGGGCAGGACGCTGCGCGGCGTCGGCGGCAGCCTCTGGGGCTCCTGGTTCTTCGCGGTGACCGACCCGGCCGACCGGCACACACTCGCTGTGCACACCAATACGGAATGGAAGTCCTGGAACCTCATGTTCGAGCTCCTCGAGGCGGAGTTCGGCGTCGCCATCGGCTCGTAAAGGATCTCCGAGGCAGGCGAGAACCCAGCTGCGCGTTGGGTTCTCGCAGGAAAAACGGTGCGTCGGCAGCCGTTCGACAGGCCTTACGTCTCCGACAGGATGTGGGCCAACCGCTTGGCCTCGGCGGCCAGGCCGGGCGGGTTGGTGGCGATGAACATGGAATCGGCGGCCAAATTGCCCAACACATGCCACGTCGGGTCCGAGCGACCGCACACCAGCAGGGCTCGGGTGTCGCGGTCGACGGCCAGGCCACCCCTCGAATGGAGTTCGGCGGCACCGGCTGCCAGCAGCGCGCTCACCAGCGGTCCGGCGTCGGTTGGCGTCGTGTACGCGGGCGGGTTGACGGCATTGACGACCACATCGGCAGCCCAGTCGGTCTCGTCGACAATCGTGAAGCCGCCGCTGGGTCGCGCCTCGATCTTCGTCACCCCGGACCGCAGCCGTAGTTGTCCCGAATCCAGCAGGCTCAGTATGATTTTCGCGTTGTGCGGCACCATCGGCGAGCTGAGGCTGTTGATGGTGCGGAAGCGCCGCTCCCGCAATCGGGTTCGATCGGAGTCGGACAGCAGCGGCCAGGCCAGCGGTCCGACCACGCGAATGGCCATGGCGAGTAGTCGCGATCCATGATGCGGGGAATCGACCTCCGCCAGTTGCCGTCGTAGCCGGTCGACGGGTGGTTCGGATTCGGTGGCCAGGATTTCGGCGGCGAAGGTATCGAAACCTTGGCCCAGGTCGGCGAGTTCGGCGCGCATCAGGGTGACGAGATGGTTGAAGGTGAGACCCCCGTCGGTCGCCGCAGCGAGGATCGCATCGGGTGTGAGATGTCGCGGCTCCAGTCGGACCGGGCGCTTCTGCACGAATGGCAATGTCCCACTGCGGGATACGAAACTGATCGGGCCGGTGTGCCCGTTTGCCGCCAATGCGGCAGCGATATCGACTGCGGTCAACCCACTACCGATCAACCCCACATGCGCCTCCCGCGAGATGTCGGCGAGTGTGTGCGCCAGGGGGTAGGGCTCGTTGACATACCCGGGTGCGCCGGTCAGACCATAATGGTCGCGGGGGCGGCCGTTCCCGACCGCCAGTACCGCGCGATCCACCGGCACCTGGCCTCCGTCCTCGGTGTGCAGCACCGCGCCGTCGACCGAATGCGCGCCGCCATCCTCCGCGTATTCGCACCGCGAGAACCCGGTGACGCGGGCGTTGACGATACTCACCCGCCAACCGGCCCTACGTAATTCACCGATGGCGGCTCGCGCCGTGTCCTCGAGATATTCGCCGTAGCGCGCACGCGGCACCAGTATCTGCCCCAGCGCTTCGTCGCGATACCCCGCTACGTCGGTACGTGACGCCAACCACCGCTGGTAGTGCGTCGGGTCCCCGGCGCGAATCGACATGATCATCGGCGGCGCATTCACCCGCACCGCCTCGATATCCGGCTGATACGGCCGACCTCGCCACACAGCGGGCGAGCCATCGAAAACCGTAATGGTTCCCGGCTTTCCGCCCGCCGCCGCGAGTGCGTCGAGCAGTCCGACTCCGGCCGCTCCGGCCCCAACGATTCCGATACGCATGGCACAGCTCCTTCCGAGCACCGTCTGGTACGTTGACCAGCGTCATCGGCTTCGGCTCCCCGTCCTATCCCCCGAATGAGGGGAATTTCTCTGCGAGCGCCCGGTTCCCCTTCATATGAGGGATGGCGGATGCCCGGTGAGCCCAGCAGGATCGCCATCATGACCACTCCGACCCGCAATGCGGTCGAGGCACTGCTGAAGGACATCGCGGACGCACCGGACCCGCACACGCTGTTCGCGGACGCCTCCACTCGCCTGCGCCGCATCGCGCCCTTCGACGCCGCGGTGTGGGTGGCCACCGATCCGGGCAATGGATTGACCACCGCCCCGGTGCGAGTGGAGAACCTGCACGAGGGTGGCTGCGGAACCTATTGGGAATCCGAAATGCTCGCTGAACACGTCAATCTCTTCAGCGATTTGGCGCGCGCTCGAGTTCCGGTCGCGGGCCTACGCGCGGTGACCGAGGGCCACCCGGCCCGCAGCCCGCTCTACCGGAATTTCATGCGCCCCCGAGGTTTCGAGGACGAACTACGCGCCGTCTTCCGCGTCGACGGCCAACCCTGGGGTCAGCTCAGTCTCTTCCGTGAGCGCGGGCGCGCCGAATTCGACGCAACTGATATCGCTCTCGTCACAGCACTGTCCGCTCCACTCGCCCAGCGGCTGCGGTCCTTCGTCCAGCCCTCGACCACGCCGACTCCGGAGGACACTGCCAGGGCACCCGGCATGTTGCTGTTCGACGCAGACGGAAACCTGGTGTCGCTCAATGACGAAGCCCGGCACCTGCTCGACCAGATGCCGCCCGGCCCGTCCACCAGCACACCGCTCGGCATCGAACTACCGCTGCCGGTATGGATTCTCAGCACGGCCGGCCGCGCCCGGCTCACCGGCGGCAGCACCCGCATCCGTATCCGCGCCACCACCGGCCACTGGCTGGTCTGCCACGCGTCGTGCCTGCGCGCCGCCGACGGCCACGGCAGTTCGACCGCACTGGTCATCGAACCCGCCAAACCCTCCGAGGTCGCCGCCCTCGTGGTCGCCGCCTACGAATTGACCCGCCGGGAACTCGATGTCATCGAACTCATCGCACGTGGCTTGCCAACCGCGGATATCGCCGCACAACTCCACCTCTCCCCCCACACCGTGCGCGACCACGTGAAGGCGATCTTCGACAAGGTCGGCGTCACCAGCCGGGGCGAACTGGTGGCAAAACTGTTCACCGAATTCCAGCAACCCATCACCGCCCGCGCCACCGTCCGCGTCGAGCGGGACTAGGGGGTCCGGGGGGCGCGGCTTCTGGATCGGCCGACCGGCGAGGGGATCCGGGGCGCGGCATCGGGACTGGCGAACCAGCGAGGGGGCCGGGGGCGCGGCTTCCGGTTAGTCGAACCCGCGCAGGAGGTCCGGGGGCGAAGCCCGCCGGGCGGGGTGTGGTGGCTGCGCCCCCACAAAACACGACGAAACGAGCAAGGCCCATGCTCTCCATGAGCATGGGCCTTGCACGAGTGAAGTGGACATGGCGGGAACTTACTCGAACCGGACCGACAGCTTGCAGCGCTTCGCTGAGGCGCAGATACGGATCGAAAAGAGCGGACCACGCAGGTCGGTCCCATCACAGGTGCATACATCAGGCGGGTCGAAGAAGCCGCTGGGGCAGGACGAGCTGGCGGAGATCATCGCCAAATACGAGGCTGGCGCTTTCATTGTGCAGCTGAAGGTGGAGCATCACATGGCCAAGCGGACGGTCGCGAAGGCCTTGCGAGGGGCCGCGGTGACGATCAGACCGAGAGGCGGGCAGCGCCGCCCAACATTACACACCACCAAGATCAGCAGAGCCACGTACACAGCCTGATCAAATTCGGCGTAAATGGTAAGCCCAAGTGCATCATTCCCTGTGGGGCGTCGGGATCGTACGCAGGGCTAACCGAGAGCCCGAGATTGAGCTACTCCTCTGTTGCACAATCCCGCTGCGAGGATCAATCTGACCCTGCCTGCGAAGAGAGCTTGTTGATGTGCCGTGCGTAATAGCAAAGGAAATCAATATCATGTCTATCGAATTTTCCGAACGATTTACGCTCACCAGATAGCATGATGCCGAAAAGTTCAAACATTCGTCTCCGCTTTTCAACAACTATCCGACCAATATCGTCGCCAGCGATCTCCACTACCGGCCCGTCGGCGGTGATTCGTCGCACGTCAAATGCAATGATACGCAGATTCGTGACCGCAAATCCGTTCAATGAAGGGTTTGACTGATGCGCCTTCGCAACCACCCAGACTGCTTCGTTAGCCACGAGGATATTGGATACGAGCATCAGGAGACGATGAGCGCGGGATTTACCGAGAGTTGGAGCACGTCTAGGAAACATTGGCGACGGGCCAGCCTGCATCTCCTCCAATTTCCACCTCGATACCTTTATGCCACGTACAGACAACCGGAGAACTACCACGAAACCCGCTGTAGCAGCGATACAGAAGATCTCAGGCAGGATCCAACCGACTGTTCCAGTCGAGCCCGTAAATGGCCCTACGAAGACCACAGGCAGGAAAAAGACAAGTCCAGAAATTGCCACCACCAATGTGGCGATCCATAGACTCAATCCGAGTCGCAGCCGAACAATCATCGAGCGAGGGCGGTGTGACGTCGGGCCAGCTGAACTAACTGACGCCAAGTTGGAATGCTGACGGATTCGATGGTTTTGTGGTTGGTTACGTACCGACGGGTCCTGCTGCCGGTTTCGCGACGAAGCCTCCAACCGCTCGATTTTACGCCGCTGAGCTTCTATCTGTTCCAGTTCGTGACGTCTGCGGTCAAGCTGCTGCTGCTCTTGCAAAGCTATTCGCTCAGAAAAAGAGCTTCGAGCAAGGGAATTTTGAGGCTGAATTGTTCCGTCCGGGTCAAATGTGAACAAATGGATGCCGACTTCATCGGCAAAACGAATTGCAGGCAGACTGTAACCCGACGCTGCGAAGAAGAACAACTGAAGATGGCGAGCGTTCCCCCTGGCACCGAATAGTTTCTGGAGCTCAGGACGGCCAACGGCGGCACCAGTCCACTTGACCTGGGCGATCGCCCCAGCGGAGACCACGTCGATACCGTTGTCTGCGCCGTCTGGAGTCAAAGCGGCATCGCTGAACCCTAGCTCCTTCATCTGGTGTACCGCATTCGCCTCAGCCTCAAGTGAGGTCCTGATGTAGCGCATCCGCGTAACCTAGTCTCGCGCGTCGAACAGTTGACCGGCCGCACCGGTTAGGCGTTCCCGCAGTGGGCATATGGTGTCAGCGCTGTGGTGCCAAACGCTGCCGGTTGTTAGAGGCACAGCGGCATCTCAGCATAGAAGCCACAGCCCCGCACCGCACTCGAACCAACCGACGCAGACTTGTTGTCTTACCGCCGGATTGAGCGACCGACCACCCTGATCGGCCAAATTCTGCTGATTAGCAGAGGTCACGTTGCCTATGCCTACTTCCGGGATGGCACAGCCAGTCGCCCCCCTCCGCTGCAGTGCATCGCGACTCCAGGCTCATGGGCGGCGGGACGTTGTCCCACGTCGAAACAATCTCGGCCAAGCTGACTATCACGCAACTGCGGGAACTCACCGGCAAAGCACTCGACGCCGCTGTGGACCGTGTGTGGGCTGTTGTGAACCGAAAGCTCGGCGCGACCCCTCCAATCCAGCAGCTGGTGAGCGAAGCGCGGGAGACGAGCGAAGCATCGACAGAGGTGAAGGCTGAAGCACAACGAGCGCATGAGGATGCTACCGCCACCGATCTTGACTTCGAGACTGAGCTGCGTGCCGCGATTTCACGACCGCAGGGCACACCCCTAACAACCGCTGCCCACAGTGGTCTGTATCGCGCGGCAGCGTCGTGGCCGGTGGCCCAACCACTGCCGGACGCTCGGTCAAAATCAACGCATCCAGTAAAAGAAGACCCGCCGGGAATCCCGTAGTACTGCATACTTCCTGTGCCGCAGTCGCCAGAAGCGCCTATGCGACCTCCCGCACCTTCCAGACGCTCAAGTGGAACAAGCCATCGTCGATCACTACAGCACGCTGCGGCTTCCAGCTGCGTTCACGACAGGCATCCGTACCCTGCTGGAGGAACGCTCGCGGACGAGCAAGCCAGCGTCAGGACGATGCACGCAAACCTGAAAGCTCGGCTCAAGGAGCTCGATGCCAAGGAGGAACGTCTCCTATATCTCAGGATTGACGACACCTTGCCCCAGGGGGAGATCAAAGCCAGGCTGCGTCAGATCCAGAGTGATCAGTGAACTTCGAAGCGAGCACGGCTGCTACCGGTGCGGAGTTGGCAGTGGGAGTCGAGGTGCTGATCGTGGTTTCGGGCGGGACGGCGACACAGGCGTATTCACCCGTCGATGACAGCAGCTCGGAAGAACGCCGTACCGCCACCAGTTCCGGGCTGCCGCCCACATCGGGCGCGGCATCGGGACTGGCGAACCGGCGAGGGGTCCGGGGGCGCGGCTTCCCGGGTAGTCGAACCCG from Nocardia iowensis includes these protein-coding regions:
- a CDS encoding restriction endonuclease, coding for MRYIRTSLEAEANAVHQMKELGFSDAALTPDGADNGIDVVSAGAIAQVKWTGAAVGRPELQKLFGARGNARHLQLFFFAASGYSLPAIRFADEVGIHLFTFDPDGTIQPQNSLARSSFSERIALQEQQQLDRRRHELEQIEAQRRKIERLEASSRNRQQDPSVRNQPQNHRIRQHSNLASVSSAGPTSHRPRSMIVRLRLGLSLWIATLVVAISGLVFFLPVVFVGPFTGSTGTVGWILPEIFCIAATAGFVVVLRLSVRGIKVSRWKLEEMQAGPSPMFPRRAPTLGKSRAHRLLMLVSNILVANEAVWVVAKAHQSNPSLNGFAVTNLRIIAFDVRRITADGPVVEIAGDDIGRIVVEKRRRMFELFGIMLSGERKSFGKFDRHDIDFLCYYARHINKLSSQAGSD
- a CDS encoding helix-turn-helix transcriptional regulator, whose protein sequence is MTTPTRNAVEALLKDIADAPDPHTLFADASTRLRRIAPFDAAVWVATDPGNGLTTAPVRVENLHEGGCGTYWESEMLAEHVNLFSDLARARVPVAGLRAVTEGHPARSPLYRNFMRPRGFEDELRAVFRVDGQPWGQLSLFRERGRAEFDATDIALVTALSAPLAQRLRSFVQPSTTPTPEDTARAPGMLLFDADGNLVSLNDEARHLLDQMPPGPSTSTPLGIELPLPVWILSTAGRARLTGGSTRIRIRATTGHWLVCHASCLRAADGHGSSTALVIEPAKPSEVAALVVAAYELTRRELDVIELIARGLPTADIAAQLHLSPHTVRDHVKAIFDKVGVTSRGELVAKLFTEFQQPITARATVRVERD
- a CDS encoding serine hydrolase domain-containing protein; protein product: MTHTGIQQILDGAVATYHVPGIVAEVVRGEQTWFGSAGVADRATGAPRKPGEHVHTGSAGKAFTAATLLALEAQGVLSIDDTVEKWLPGVLNVNGYDGNTITIRHLLSNTSGLFVTGLAPEVSYRYATRSSFDEHRLDEFTTEELLRLAVSQPPIGAPGERFAYSNGGFFVAGAIIEKVTGNSYAAEVDHRVVQPLGLTGTYVRPTDHTGYPEPHPRAYSTLFFKEGADPAAVTPENWESMMEDPGLEPLDVTEFKTSGGFSAGNVVSTTGDMIRFIDALATGSLLPPDQHRQMWTTVSTEGGHWMPHARYGLGLFELDKAVTEGRTLRGVGGSLWGSWFFAVTDPADRHTLAVHTNTEWKSWNLMFELLEAEFGVAIGS
- a CDS encoding RraA family protein, whose product is MLADQLVAKFGNVDTTALCDADKAMRVLDNGIRLRSAVGRIVGPAFTVRCRDDFFAVLRAIESASPGDVIVVDGGGSEIAFAGELFARGALARQLGGIIVDGGYRDIGYVRSCELPIYSRFVTPMAGTTSQLGELQIPVTCGGVEVAPGDLILADEEGIVVVDPDRIEALLDAAASIKEAEASLIAKLDEGATLSDGLNVAAHTAAMRSGEPSSLRFLT
- a CDS encoding GbsR/MarR family transcriptional regulator, translated to MPGARLTEQDRRQIAVGLRDGLTYAAIGRRLGRPTSTVTREVMRNGGPNRYRAEQAHQASTRYPRKRRDAAPTPGAGSAEPGGRDPRVVEQVAAQTTDLLIEAGLPRMTARVLAALFTTDSGSLTSAELVRRLRVSPASISKAVGYLEGQVLLRRERDPRGRADRYVIDDELWYQTIMAGSRVDIRIAAACMDGAQRLGATTPAGTRLANMAQFLLRVSEDLVRSMEHWRHVYALGPAAESSDDTTTP
- a CDS encoding FAD/NAD(P)-binding protein, whose amino-acid sequence is MRIGIVGAGAAGVGLLDALAAAGGKPGTITVFDGSPAVWRGRPYQPDIEAVRVNAPPMIMSIRAGDPTHYQRWLASRTDVAGYRDEALGQILVPRARYGEYLEDTARAAIGELRRAGWRVSIVNARVTGFSRCEYAEDGGAHSVDGAVLHTEDGGQVPVDRAVLAVGNGRPRDHYGLTGAPGYVNEPYPLAHTLADISREAHVGLIGSGLTAVDIAAALAANGHTGPISFVSRSGTLPFVQKRPVRLEPRHLTPDAILAAATDGGLTFNHLVTLMRAELADLGQGFDTFAAEILATESEPPVDRLRRQLAEVDSPHHGSRLLAMAIRVVGPLAWPLLSDSDRTRLRERRFRTINSLSSPMVPHNAKIILSLLDSGQLRLRSGVTKIEARPSGGFTIVDETDWAADVVVNAVNPPAYTTPTDAGPLVSALLAAGAAELHSRGGLAVDRDTRALLVCGRSDPTWHVLGNLAADSMFIATNPPGLAAEAKRLAHILSET